The following are encoded in a window of Colletotrichum lupini chromosome 3, complete sequence genomic DNA:
- a CDS encoding proline-rich, whose protein sequence is MSLRPIPADDLTTINHLSIDETTNCIMPPPPPPPPPMPAMGGPPPPPPPPGGPPGAGTLPSRPPPGGRGALLSDITKGRALKKAVTNDRSAPVVGGSSGGVSSGGPPLGGAPPVPGFGGAPKPPGGLAPPVPGNRARSNSDQSGRESAPAPPTQAAPQLGGLFAGGMPKLRKTRGAVDTGASMDSSYLSDPESNVRSSSAPKPPTFGAPKPPGGAAPAPPGRPPLPPPNAAPALPPSIANLRKTPSDLPRPGSSASMKGPPPPIGKKPPPLPASRKPSTTPSHPPPLPGSPAPGAPPPPPPSSAPALPSAPPSAPPPPPAAAAPRAPAPSPPSRSPAPPPPPPASNGPSPLAMQAALRAAGQASPSAAPPPPPSAAPSPPASAPPPPAAPPTRARAGSGLRSSMLDPSAFTLAPNGAKSPSPTRTNTMSSLNVGGGGQRYIVQDPRWKFQDDAMLPKPRDFVGGPRRYRAGRGSSSGDQPRAIYMNQTICTAMILGGNAPLVAAWKRRRGFNFDAFCRWAIVSRQIEDILEDSDSAKSYTTEQAFATHPEGVVVSALLGPITLAKRSTETNLDLSAVLVLGNLLVFLVFLVPRTMVACRMLTLNVLFFGWNGGFLQILLQGPSTRSDLESEEEQKITSFKGAITLARCSVFLLDIEPVLEWIRRCVLVTSVRLRGSPHLPQSLNASRLRIGPMGRTFNPARSRSRSYLSQIDNDNPSCRPVEPGMLHQPGTLVNATGSQ, encoded by the exons ATGAGCCTCCGTCCAATTCCGGCCGACGACCTAACCACCATCAACCACCTCTCCATCGACGAGA CAACAAACTGCATCATGCCCCCTCcacctccgccgccgccgccgatgcCTGCGATGGGCGgccctcctccgcctcccCCGCCGCCAGGAGGTCCTCCTGGAGCTGGCACTCTACCTTCGAGACCACCACCAGGAGGCAGA GGCGCTCTACTCTCCGACATCACGAAAGGCAGGGCTCTCAAGAAAGCCGTTACGAACGATAGATCTGCGCCGGTAGTTGGGGGTTCGTCTGGTGGCGTTTCCTCCGGAGGACCGCCTCTAGGAGGTGCGCCTCCGGTCCCAGGCTTTGGTGGTGCCCCTAAACCTCCCGGTGGCCTCGCTCCTCCGGTGCCCGGAAATCGAGCTAGAAGCAATAGCGACCAGAGCGGGCGAGAAAGCGCGCCTGCACCGCCCACACAGGCAGCACCACAATTAGGGGGACTCTTTGCGGGAGGCATGCCGAAGCTGCGGAAGACTCGTGGCGCCGTTGATACCGGTGCTTCTATGGACTCGTCATATCTGTCGGATCCCGAGAGCAATGTGCGGTCGTCCTCTGCGCCGAAGCCACCAACATTCGGAGCACCAAAACCTCCTGGCGGTGCGGCGCCGGCCCCGCCGGGAAGGCCGCCTTTACCTCCTCCCAACGCCGCACCGGCCCTGCCACCATCCATTGCCAACTTGCGCAAGACGCCCAGCGATCTACCTCGGCCAGGCTCTTCAGCATCGATGAAAGGACCTCCGCCTCCTATAGGCAAGAAGCCGCCGCCACTGCCAGCATCCCGGAAGCCCTCGACTACGCCGAGCCACCCGCCTCCATTACCTGGATCGCCAGCTCCAGGAGCACCCCCTCCACCACCTCCATCGTCTGCTCCAGCACTTCCGTCCGCACCCCCCTCGGCGCCGCCACCACcccctgctgctgctgctcccaGAGCTCCAGCGCCATCGCCTCCGTCGAGGTCCCCAGCACCTCCACCTCCTCCACCGGCCTCAAACGGACCTTCGCCGCTGGCAATGCAAGCCGCTTTACGAGCAGCCGGCCAGGCATCTCCAAGTGCTGCTCCACCGCCTCCCCCATCGGCGGCCCCCTCGCCCCCCGCCTCTGCACCTCCTCCACCAGCAGCACCCCCTACGAGGGCCCGTGCTGGTTCTGGTCTACGATCTTCTATGCTAGATCCAAGCGCCTTCACGCTTGCTCCCAATGGTGCAAAGAGTCCAAGTCCTACTCGAACGAACACGATGAGCAGTCTCAATGTCGGCGGTGGTGGTCAACGATACATCGTACAAGATCCTCGATGGAAGTTCCAGGATGATGCCATGTTGCCAAAGCCAAGGGACTTTGTAGGCGGTCCCCGGCGATACAGAGCCGGCAGAGGTAGCAGT AGTGGCGACCAGCCTCGGGCAATCTACATGAATCAAACGATCTGCACTGCTATGATTCTTGGTGGAAACGCACCCCTTGTTGCTGCATGGAA AAGACGGAGAGGGTTCAATTTCGACGCCTTTTGCCGGTGGGCTATTGTTAGTCGCCAAATTGAGGATATTCTGGAGGATTCGGACTCCGCAAAATCTTATACAACGGAACAAGCATTCGCAACACATCCTGAAGGCGTCGTCGTATCGGCACTTCTTGGCCCCATTACCTTGGCGAAACGATCGACTGAGACGAATCTAGATCTCTCGGCTGTACTCGTCTTGGGAAATCTCTTGGTTTTCTTGGTATTCTTGGTACCAAGAACCATGGTTGCTTGTCGAATGCTTACACTCaacgtcctcttcttcggaTGGAACGGGGGGTTTCTACAGATTCTCTTACAGGGTC CAAGCACTCGCAGCGATCTGGAGAGTGAAGAAGAGCAAAAGATCACGTCATTCAAGGGAGCCATCACGCTAGCGAGATGCTCGGTCTTTCTGTTAGACATTG AACCAGTACTGGAGTGGATCCGCCGTTGTGTATTAGTCACGTCCGTCCGTCTTCGAGGCAGCCCTCATCTACCTCAATCCCTGAATGCCAGTCGCCTCCGTATAGGCCCGATGGGAAGAACATTCAACCCAGCACGATCACGATCACGATCCTACCTTTCACAAATTGATAATGATAACCCCTCATGTCGTCCAGTTGAACCTGGCATGCTTCATCAACCGGGCAC CCTCGTCAACGCAACTGGTAGTCAGTAA
- a CDS encoding RNA recognition domain-containing protein — protein sequence MGKTKSSTKATKAADPLTKVKGAGVTKASESPKAKSKAIAKEVEKKASKKSKKVVEPESESSESESSDSSESEAEASSDDSSSESEEEKPVKKAAPKAAAAKKAESSDSDSDSSESEAEAAPKTNGAAKKAESSDSESDSDSESEEEKAEKKVEKKAEASSDSSDSDSDSSDSDEEETSDSKEASETETKAEEPSKKRKALDDPVIPGKKARTDVSDKSSTLFVGSLAWAVDDNSLYAAFEEFADLTGARVVTDKNTGRSRGFGYVDFSTPEAAAAALEAAQGRELSGRAMNIDFSGQKPQGEGNPAARAFDRAQKHGDQVSPESDTLFVGNLPFDIDQDSVRAFFTEAAEVTSVRLPTDPESGNLKGFGYVSFGSVEDAKTAFTQLNGGYLGEGRGARAVRLDYAGQKPQREGGGRGGFGGGRGGGRGRGGFGGRGGGDRGGRGGRGGRGGFSSTNRGGFGDFKGSKVTF from the exons ATGGGCAAGACCAAGTCATCCACCAAGGCCACCAAGGCCGCCGACCCTCTCACCAAGGTGAAGGGCGCTGGCGTCACCAAGGCCTCTGAGAGCCCCAAGGCCAAGTCCAAGGCCATTGCCAAGGAGGTCGAGAAGAAGGCCTCCAAGAAGTCCAAGAAGGTCGTTGAGCCCGAGTCTGAGTCTTCCGAGAGCGAGTCTTCCGACTCTTCTGAGTCTGAGGCTGAGGCTTCCAGCGACGACTCTTCCTCCGAGTCTGAGGAGGAGAAGCCCGTCAAGAAGGCTGCCCCCAAGGCTGCTGCCGCCAAGAAGGCCGAGTCTTCCGACTCTGACTCTGACTCCTCCGAGTCTGAGGCTGAGGCTGCTCCCAAGACCAACGGTGCCGCCAAGAAGGCCGAGTCTTCTGACAGCGAGTCGGACTCCGACTCCGAGtctgaggaggagaaggccgAGAAGAAGGTTGAGAAGAAGGCTGAGGCC AGCTCCGACTCTTCCGACTCCGATTCCGACTCTTCTGACTCTGATGAGGAGGAGACCTCCGACTCTAAGGAAGCATCCGAGACTGAGACCAAGGCTGAAGAGCCCTCCAAGAAGCGCAAGGCCCTTGATGACCCCGTCATCCCGGGCAAGAAGGCACGCACCGATGTCTCTGACAAGAGCTCTACCCTCTTCGTCGGCTCCCTTGCTTGGGCTGTCGATGATAACTCCCTGTACGCCGCCTTCGAGGAGTTCGCTGATCTCACCGGCGCTCGCGTCGTCACCGACAAGAACACTGGCCGCAGCCGTGGTTTCGGTTACGTCGACTTCTCTACCCCCGAggctgctgccgctgctcTCGAGGCCGCTCAGGGCCGTGAGCTCTCTGGCCGTGCCATGAACATCGACTTCTCCGGCCAGAAGCCCCAGGGCGAGGGTAACCCCGCCGCCCGCGCTTTCGACCGCGCCCAGAAGCACGGCGACCAGGTCTCCCCCGAGAGCGACACCCTCTTCGTCGGCAACCTTCCCTTCGACATTGATCAGGATTCCGTCCGCGCTTTCTTCACTGAGGCTGCTGAGGTCACCAGCGTCCGTCTGCCCACTGACCC TGAGTCGGGTAACCTCAAGGGATTCGGATACGTCTCCTTCGGCTCTGTCGAGGACGCCAAGACTGCCTTTACTCAGCTGAACGGTGGTTACCTTGGTGAGGGCCGCGGTGCTCGCGCTGTCCGCCTGGACTACGCCGGCCAGAAGCCCCAGCGTGAGGGTGGCGGCCGCGGTGGATTCGGTGGCGGCCGTGGTGGCGGCCGTGGACGCGGCGGCTTCGGAGGCCGTGGCGGTGGTGACCGCGGTGGACGTGGTGGCCGTGGCGGCCGTGGTGGTTTCTCCTCCACCAACCGTGGCGGTTTCGGCGATTTCAAGGGCTCCAAGGTCACCTTCTAA
- a CDS encoding NADH-ubiquinone oxidoreductase 12 kDa subunit: MPTPESAMFLAQKPKVPPTFDGVDYDDTKAFKQAQDAIIREQWVGAMMLRLVGEELGKCYKKEGVNHLENCGHLREKYLQLLKEKKVKGTLFEQQNYISKQ; encoded by the exons ATGCCGACCCCCGAGTCCGCGATGTTCCTGGCACAAAAGCCCAAGGTGCCCCCAACTTTCGACGGCGTTGACTACGACGACACCAAGGCATTCAAGCAGGCACAGGACGCCATAATCCGTGAACAATGGGTCGGCGCTATGATGCTGCGCCTTGTTGGCGAGGAATTGGGCAAGTGCTACAAGAAGGAGGGCGTGAACCACTTGGAGAACTGCGGTCACCTCAGAG AAAAGTACCTGCAATTgttgaaggagaagaaggttaAGGGCACACTGTTCGAGCAGCAGAACTACATCAGCAAGCAATAG